One Magnolia sinica isolate HGM2019 chromosome 2, MsV1, whole genome shotgun sequence genomic window, catcatgtcataattTCTTACATGCATTTAACAAAAGTATCAATGAAGTGATTGTCtacttgctttatcattacctgcgttgattgagttgataaaatgtataacttagaactaatggaaccattgaattgatcactcactcccacttaggagcagtgttttaaaacatcaatcaGACAATATTGTAAATGTAGGGGCTACTGAGGCAGACGTGTTAGAGGACGCGTACATGAACTCAAAGGAAGAGTTCTCATACTTCTAGCTATCTTATGGACTGATGTAGCGGATGTGCTACTTGGCGAGATGTGGCAGACATTTTGGGTGTCAATGAGACCTTACGAATGACACGTTTGTTTATTTTTTGGAACTGTATATTGGGCCCCAGCCGCGGATCCCGTACTCTGGATAGACGtgttatatatgtttagttgtaTATTTACTTTATTTGTGTTTATCTCATTGTATGTTACATTTTTTAGCTCAGCTCTACGATTGCTTAGATATCAGGTTAAACACATCGAAAGATCATGCTTCTGTAAAGCATAAGTGTCACTCGAAATATTGAGAATTGAGTACATGCTCGACTTccaaaattcggggcattacaggtTCACTTGTGAAATCTTTCACACATGACACAAAATCTACATTTGGGGAGGCTCACTTTTTCTTTGAAATGACCTAAATTTTAAGGGGACCATTCATCCTCGTGGGTATTTTCTTCTATATGGATTTGATGGCTGTGTTTGATGGTGTAtaaaaagtgggctccacaaatcGTATAtaattttaatgatgggtgtgcCAATCCCAATTGTTGCCATCAGTGTGACTCACCTGTGCCTTAGTACTGATATTTTGGTATGAGGGTTGAAAGGTAAAATCTTATAGACGCATAGGATTTGTGTTACACATCATGATCCGCCGCACGCCCCGTGTTGTAAAATAAGCTTTCTACAAATATGGTAAAGGATTTGGCTTCAAAATGGACCACCAAATAAATGTAACAAAAGGATCAGGGCATACACTACTACTAACTGAAACCAAGAATTGTCTAAGGAGACTTCCATTAGACATCTTAATATGTTAAGTATCAAGTAAAAGAGAACTAATCACTTACTAAGGGTTCGGGAGTTTATATTTGTAATGCATTGGAATACAAATCACAACTACACTAGAATCAAGATGATTTCAAATCCTTAGTTTCATTTGACAACTTATAACTTGAGTGCATTGGAATCCAACCTTCCTTTTGAAAGCTTATATTAGGAATGCATTGGAAACCATTAGTACATTCATAGAATATTATTTTGATTAACCGATTTAGCTTTAATGTCCTAAATTAGCATtaatatgtgatatttgatataatgattataataagcccatcAAAATATACAATGAGGTATActgggggagcagattaggtgttacacgGGTAACAACTTAATGGGTGTTACCctaatcgtggggcccaccttgatgtattttttgtatatccaatctatccatctgtctttccatctcattttagtacgcgatcccaaaaattaagtagatccaaatctcaggtggaccataccacagaaaacagtggtgttttTGAGTGCCTCggcattaaaattttcaaagggcccatcataaggttttagtaatgtttatttttcatccaacctgttgataatgtcaagaagaactggatgaagggacaatacaaagatcagcttgatccaaaactactttTGTGGCtcgtaaaaggtttttaatgatcacttcccactgtttctagtggtatggtccacttgagatttggatcttcatatggtccacttgagatttggatcttcttaatttttgggatcacgtcctaaaatgagatggaaagacAGATGAACGACACGAatgtacaaaaaatacatcaaggtcatTGGCTAGAACTGGCTAGAACCACACGTGCAAGTTTCCCTACATGTGACTCATTTGTGTTTCCGAGGCACTGCTTATGACTCGGCAAAAGATGAGAATGAGACAAAACAGTAAATTTCCGTGTTCAGAGCATTGTCCGAGTGAGTAGGCAATGCATACCAAGCAAAGCTTTTTGAAAGAGGCTAGGGTTGGTTCCTTTTTGTTGCCCAATGTATATTTAAATCATGAGCAAGGCAAGCCGAAGGGGAACATAGGTTGGCTCCCTACCCCATCTCAACCGTCATCCTACTCTCGAGAGTGCGAGGTCCTGGAGCAACTATTCGTCGAGCAACTATTCATCTACCATGTTGCCTTAACTCTGATGGTTGACAAGCCCCTTCAAGCAGGTGACCGGATTAGAGTGCTTTCATCAAATGATGCATGCTTCCCATGCCGATGTGGTGAGGAAATTCCAAGCCTCAGGTGGGTAAAAAACATGAGGATCACATATTAGCAACTCATCGACTTTTTTCTAACTGTTTAGATGGTAAGCATCTGGACAATTCAGATCaatctattgatgtgattttagtatTGCAGCCGTTAATTGGATTATTTTGGTGTATCATTAACATGATAGGTCTACAACATATTGATAGCCTAACAACACCTTTGTTACACGTATAGCTCTTCTACATTTGAAAAGAGAGCCAAAAAGACCTTTCACTCCGATCACACCCAAATGATAGTAAAAACCAAAGATTGCAAAACACACCATGTTCCAAATTACAGTAAGACTATGATTCCATTTACCTCCAAATATATAGTAAGACTATGATTCCATTTACCTCCAAATATATGGCACCACAACGACGGATTTGAGGCAAACCCGCACCTGGCCCACAAAACAGACCACACGGCCCAACTTGGCTTGTTAGACCTACTAGCTTGGCACGAAAATGGGTACACACGCATACACACTGATTTTTGCAGCCTTTTCTTATGAATAGAGACATTTTCAGTCATAGAACGTGATTCGTACCAAATTTTTGCCAAACATCTACTTATAACAATGTATTACACGGTTAGGTTAAATCTAACGGGCTCAAATTTTGAACCACGACCTATTTGGCAAAGCCCACAATTTGAACTTGCACATAGTAGATGGGGAGGCCAGTTGCCAGTAACCCCTGTTACAGGGAGCAGGTGTAACCCAAAGCTATGTGGGATCCACCGAGATCCACTCGGTCGACCAAGTTGGCACAAGATCATGTTAGGATGTCATCCAAAATACGAGGCAGAAAGTCAAGTAAGCCTATTCCACAGCACACGATGATCCAAACTGCTTTGGGTCCCAATAAGGTCTCAACAATGGcgattcaatcaatattgtttcttgtggtttggtgccacttttgagttttgtatctacctcatttttgtttcacattctaaaatgatctggtgaaCTGATGACAGAGGGATGTCACACGGACATTACAGTGGGCACAATTTAAACAGCACTGATACAACCAGCCTGTACAATTTGAATGAATGAACATGACCATCTCCAGTCATGCAAGCCACCTTTTCAACAGATCACATGTACATTTGCTGGCAACCTTCCCATGCCTTGGTGGTtcataatagaaaaaaaaaaaaaaaaaaaacaaacctcaAGGACCACACTTATCTggctctcaggtgggccacactattggaaTAATGGAAAACCGACAGCCTGTCTCAAAATACGGATATGAGTCATATGACCCATCTGATGGGTGGaaagactttttttttaaaaaaaaataataattttgtgCCTGGTGAACCCCTGGTGGAGCCCGCCGTAGTGCTGAATCACTTTCCCAACCAAAATTTCATCGTTTTACCAATCTTGTCTAACTTCCTGTTCTTCAACTACAGCTTCTGTGCAAAATGAGCCGAACCTGCTCAGAAGCAGAGTTCAGGCACGTGCCAATTGGCCtaggatgggtcccaccaaaatcaATCATGCATATAGAGATAATGTAGAAAAAGGATTTTCAGAAAAAGATTATGaagaagttaaaaataaaataatcatataaatacCGCAAGCGCTTAGAAGTTCATCAAACAATTCGTAAGACAGCTTGGAACCCTATTAAAAGAGTGTGTATGTACAAGATCACAAGTCTTCAGATCTCTAAGTAGCAGGGCCCAGAGGCCCAACAATTCATAGCTATACCAAAAGTGTCACAGCTCTTTACCACACAATGTACTTATTTCATGCCCAAAACAGACGCCGAATGTGCGTGCGCAATTGGCCATCTCAAGTTAAAAGGAAGACACGGGTGGTGGTGGGGTCCGACTAATCTTACAGGTTGACATGAGCAACGCGGACACTAAATATATAGGATGGAACGACATTGCAcagattttcaaagaaaaaaattctACTGACCAAGATTCCCCAGGAGGCGCTCCACTGCAGCATGGACATTCCCAGCAGTGGCAGTCAGCGCCCGGATGTTCTCTTGGGTGTCAAAGAAACCCATTTCTTGAAGCTGCGAGAGCTGAGTCGCATACAACTGCTCCGGTGGCACTGAAAAAATAACAGTAATAAATACGTAATTTAATTGAAGACACAAAAAAGCGCAGGTTAGAAGAGGTTAAGAGGAATTATCTGATCTTCATCCCAAGGATATGAACATGATAGTACACTTCTAAATCTGTACAAGTGCGATCCATGGTTCAGTGGTCAAGACCCATGGTTACTCCTAATGTTCTTGCGCAAAAACAAATCTGGTCCATTCAGCAAGGGGGGCTACAATGTTAGAACAAGTTGGAcgggtgtggcctacctgatgagtggaccaacctgattcttgggtgtCAGCATTTACAGTGGTAAccctctgatgaatggattggatctcgaaCCAATGTGCCATGCGAgcacgtgtggcatgtacattAGCTGCAATTTTCACACGTGCATAGCAAATCTCCGTTTATTAACCATCAGGCTATAACATGAATGATCAGAATTGCAGAATTACGGGCTCCACTAGTACAAGCCAAGGAGCTGGGACACAGTACATATCCTAGGATTAAATCCCTCCACTTTAGAGATGTGAGTGTAAGAATGTTAACCATTGGATGGGTTCGGAACGCTGAGGCCTCCAGCACCAAGTCCACCAAACATGTTCATTAATAACTCTAATCCCATACTGTTAGGTGCACCTGTTATAGAGGAACAAAGGGCTCACATAAGAAGGACAAggaaagattattattattattatatttttttttaaagatcagttTGCATGCGGGAGCTGTGACAGATACCTGTGGTGCCTCCTGTCTGACCTTGTTCCCTGCAATAGAACAGGCAGCATGATTAAGAGCCAGTTTGACAAGTTTCTCAAAAGTCTCAAGGCAGAAAAATGACAGCTAATGAAGCACAAGAGCCTGCCATGGCTACTCAAGGAAGTACGCATTTTCAAATCTTACTCTCGCCACACATACTAATGTTGCATGCATTGGCGATATCGAGGCTGCTCATCATGCGGTTCCATGGTATGTGAGGTGGCCCCAAATTCAGGCCAATCTGCGTCATACATGGACAGCAGATCAATTCCTTTTAACTGCCCATTGCTTTCACACAATCATACTGATAAACAGATCAATCTCTTTTTGGGTCCCTGCACACACAAAATAGGGACCCATCTTATAGAGGACCCACCTTCACACACAAATGGTACACTAACATGCGTGGGGGATAGGATTCGAAGTCTCACAAGTAGACACTGACATTTTTTGAAGCAAATGGTGATGGGCATAGGCAGACTTACTGGGTTGACTGTTGCCGACCAAGCTGGGATAATAGCGATTGCTGTAAAGACAAAACTTGCTGCAAGAAAAGAATGGAGTCCATACTTATATAAAGCAACAtatagaaagaaaaatacatctGGAGATTGTTCTGTGAAAATGATAGTGTACCTGCATCATCTCGGGGGAAGTCATCTGGCGAAGAAATTCTGGGTTTTGCATCATTTCTCTGAGTTGAGAATTGGAATCCAGCATGCTTCGCAGCTGGGGATTGAAACCCAAAAGCTGACAAGAAAGAATTCGTTCCCAGGGAGGGACAATCAGTTCAATCAGGCATTGTACGACCCTAATACTTATCACTGAAGGTGTCAATTCCATATATGGGACACCACATGGTTCTGTGGACCAGACTGTTGATTAAACGGGTAGTAACATGGATAGGGTTGTGCCCCAACAAttccccagattggaagatcctaatctTTTTTGCCTCTTTTCCATCATATATGGACCTTTGCTCTTTCTTCTTCGTTTCGTAATTGTTTGAGTGCATACCACCGATTTTCCAATCTGTGAGGCTTTCAGGGCATTAACCGTTCTTGGTGCAGCCCATCAGAACAAAGGCTTTGTCACCATCCCATAGGCCCCACTGTGTAAATGAAGCATCAAGAAACAGTACATTGTCTGAGGAACAGAACTCTGCTGATTCCACTAGTTGAAGAAAACAAAGAAAGCTATTACCTGGTTCATGTACTGGGGATTGGAGAGGAGGCTTTGCATCATCTGTGTCACAGCAGGATTTTGCATCACCTGGTTCAAAAGAGCGGGATCCTGCATGCCACCAAGCATCCGTTCCAGATCCGGCAGACCTCCAGCCCCACCTAAGCCACCAATACTAGGTGCCCTTGCATCCCCAGTCAGATTAGATCTTGCATTAGTGTTTGTCTGTGTGCCTCCTGCTGTAAGATTAACAGTACAAGTAATTATAAAGAACAATAGGTCTAGAACTATACCActcagaaaaaaaaatcaaacgtTACGAAAAAGGAATTATACCATCCTGACGCATTAGTGCGTGGTATCCTGATTAACCCAGAACATTGatctgatggggcccacccaCTATTGATGGGAATGCCCAAAAACTTtcgagattggaagatcctaacccctCAACCAGTGGGATTTTCCTAAAAGATTGCATTTTTTCTCCTTAAGTATCTCTTTGTATGCCACTGACCAATGGTTGGGATGTTTCAACCTGAGACAATTATCGCGCATCCCCATCGACGATGATGAACATTTGATCAACTCTCTCGGTCCTCTGAATGTGCACCATCAAGACCAAGGCATGCCAAAACAGTTACGTAACAGTGGTAACCGTTACGCATTACAGGGTCAAACTGGCCGTAATAGCTGTTtccataaaaattaagaaaaaaaaaaaaggccggtAATGGCCCCGTAATGGTCCGGTAATGGGGACGAAACAGATTCTGTATCGTAACTGTAATGGCAGTGACAGTTacagccactgttacctttatggaGCACCTTGATCAGGAGACTAAGCAACCAATTCATTAGGACCCTTGATAAAAAATACACAAGGATGGCATTTTACCAGCATTGTTCCATGGGTTAGGGAGCGGGTTGGTGTTTGGTGCAGGAGACCCAGTTGTTGTTTCTGAACCGGTGGTGGAAGGGTTTGGCGATCGATCTCTGGCCTGGGCTGCACCTTGATTCCCTAAAAGAGCTGCAAATGGGTTTGATCCCAAATCGCTTCCGGTGTCTCCTGCCATTGTCGTCGCATTAAGGAATGGCTCCTGAACAGTTTCATACATGCGCCTGAGCATGTTAAATCCTTCAGGAGAAGACTCGATGTTGCTCATGGCCCTGTCGGTATTCCGCATCATCTCCCGCATGAGCTCAGGATTCCTAGCTGCTTCTAGTGTCTGTCGGAGAGTGCTCGGATCATTGAGTATATGTGCAAGGTCGGGATTCCGATCTATGATCTCACGCATTTGAGGATTGCTCATGATCAAGTTGCGCATCAGGTCAGGGTTATTCATAAGGTTCTGAATGACGGGCATGTTCATGATCTCCCTCATGATGTTGGGGTTCTGGGTTAGCTGCTGTTGAACTTGTTCGAACTCTGGAAGTCCGGATCCAAATAAACCGGATGCTCCATTGCTACCAAGCCCATTAAAACCAAGCCCAGGAAACAGTGAGCCTCCAAGGCCAGCACCTCCAAAGCCCCCACTTTCATTGGAACCAACACCCCTTGCAACACCTGGAGTGCTGTTTGGACCTCCCACATTGGCTGCATTTGTAGTATTAGTAGATGGAGGTGGTGGTGCAGCCCCACGGACCATATGAACAGTGTGATCTGCCTGAAGACCTAGTGAATGCAAAAGTAAAAGGAATGGGGCCGGTCAGTCTCAGGAAAGAAGCAGGTAGGCAGCAGAACATGATGCAAAGTGGATCAGCAAACAGTGGACAACCACAATTCGTTTTACTGACACATAACAATCATTGATGTGAGAGTTATGTGCCCTTTAATACCAAAAGTCCACAGCAGCGTCCATGCCGTTCCCAAATGCATATATCATAAGACAGTAGTGTATAAACAGGAACAGCAGAACTATTAATCATGAAGCAAGTATACAAGTAAACAAAAAATATCACCATTAATATGGTGGAAGCAAAAGCATAAATATTCCAAGcatttagaagtttttttttcacttttatgTCAATTGTGGCCAACATATAACTGAGTACAGGCAGCTGCTTAAGAGCACTGTTATCAATGGTATGAGCTGACACCATTGGTCTCGAAGGTCAGTTATACGAAATAAGGGGGTACCACACAAAAAAATACCATGTATCTATGACAATATCATTGATACATGCTGATATGCGGGCTATATTGCAGATATATTGTCAATATTCAGCAATATTTTCGATACTTCAACTGTAATAAATGTAAACCAGCAAAAATcagaagaaacaaaaaaaaaatatttcacaCAATTTTTTGGGCACTTTTTGTTGTTATGTTTTAACAGCTCCGCTtgagctttttattttttattggtaacttttctccttttttcctttttttttttttttagttgagagagagagagagagagagagagagagagagattatcagTAACAATTTGTTTCACATTAAAAcattaatttggtggagaaattGAGATTGGAGAGGGATTTTGGATCATAGTTTTGTCCAATGGCACATATTTTTGTACCCTAAACAATGGAAAATTATTatgcatagttttttttttctaaacgtTTTTAGTGGCATGTAATCATCTATCTTTTAACatatcttgaagtttcactgTAAATTTCACCATTCACCTAgagtttccccaatgtttccctcaaactGCAATACACGCAATATGTCCCGATGTTTCCAACAATATTTCCGTATTCCAAGGGTGTGATGCATCATGCTATACTAATAATTCAAACATTGCTTAAGAGTCTGGTACAATCAAATCGAAAATGTTAAGCAACGGCCACTTGCAAGCATACACAACCGTTTCTTGCGGTTTCAATCAAACAACCCAGAGACCGtggaccagtgttttaaatagtgaatactGTGTAGTGTAGCATGCACCCTTTTGAAGCATGAGGCCTAACCTAGgtagcatgtagcataggctacacaACACGagtaaatttttaattaaaataataagaaaaataagcCAATGAGTAAATAtaaaggtttttaaaaaataGCAATGGAACTAATTTAATACTATTCAAAGTATTCAACAATGGTcacataatggtaacagtggtaacCGTTATGTGTTATACAGGGATATACCGCCCGTTACCCAAAAAAAAGGAGGCCCAGAACGGCCCATTACAAGGCCGAAACAGGTTTTTCtcaagataaaaaagaaaaggttTGTAATAGCAGttatggcccatatcataacggtaatgTTGCTGGAATACTTCATACtattgatcttcttcttttttttcaaaaggtaATGTTACTCATGTTATTtcactaaaatcattgaaaacattaactaATTTTTAGTGAAAACAGCaaaatgcaacaaaagaaaatcACTGAAAATATTAATTGAGTTTACTGCTTAACGAAAAATAACATGTGATGCTAAGTAGTGGTAGTGTAGCTTTTAGTGTATACCATAGTGTGTAGCAGACGCTACACGTGTCTTTTAGCTCTTTTCATCCACCATATGGTGCGAAGGCTAAGCTACACAATCTGTAAACTAACCAATTAAAAACATTGCTATGGACAAAGGTTGGCAATAAACATTGGCCCGACATCCTTTCTGGTGAGATCAATGCAAGCATCTTCCATGACATTTAGTATAAAGCCATGTTAACATTTTTGGTGTTAATCAACACTAACTTGGATTGGTTGATATCAGAATCTGACTTATCAAGAGATTGGAGATATGTGATTGATAGAGAAGAAAGAAGGACAAATGGTTGCAAACTTCCAATATATAcaaagtacaagcaacccatctttGGCTACAGATAAGGCTTCAACCTTAGCCGTCAACAGAACGAAGGAAAATAAATtagtcattaagtaatattttttTGGTGGGTACTCTAGGACCGTAGGAGGACGTGCCATACATCAGATGAGATTACTAAAATGATAAAGGTATGGCATTAAAAACTGAGGTTGGAGAAATTGTTGAGGGATTCTTTTCCGGGTGACATTTTTTCAGAAAGACAACAAAATTATGAGGAAACCTAATTTCGAGCACAAAGCAAATGCATatctttcaaaaacaaaaaaagaaaagaaaagggaatgcATGAATAAGTATCACCTTTGGATAGGAATAAGGCTTCAATTAGCCAATGATGGAAAAGAACAAGACATTAACCTCTTAGTGATTTCTACAAACTGAAAACAAACCTCCTAGGCATTGTCATATATCAAATccacttccaaaaaaaaaaaacactacaagaagaagaaggaaaaagtaAAGAAAGGAACTGCTTTCAATGTTGATAAGACCGATAAAGTAGCCAGCAATATGAAACCCATCACTGAGACCCAAAGCCTTCATTTCGAGCAGGTCAACCCCTGCTAGCCTAGAAACAACATCTCAATTTCACTGTTCCAATCTCAAAATTCCCTCAAATCAGGATTTTGTTGGGTCAGCAAAGTAACCCCCCAAATAAACTTTCCACTCTTTGACCAGCAAGTTGAAGGAAAAAGCATCATCATGGTTAGTCACCATCACTTGTCCCTACGCTCTAATTCCCTTGGAGGTCCCAAGTCAAGCCCCTTCAAACTTGATTGGGTGCAAGTCACAAGGGTCCCTGGATTTTTCTATCACAACACCTAGAGGCTTCACATTGTTATTCGAGAAAGGTTATTTCACTATTTCCAAATCCCCAAAATAATGGCTAACAGTGGCACAAGCAACAGAACCTCACCCATCATGCATGAAGTGATTTTGATAGGGTTGCAATGTGAAGTAAATAAGAACAACAACAAaaacatatcatcataagaaattgGGGAGATGATGGATTTAGAACTAATTTTTCTTTACAATATAACCTTTGGATGTGTTTCTAAAAGTTTACCAATTATTAAGACATATATAATCATATGTATCCACTACTGATATCACATGTTGAAGATTACATGTGGACCCCTCTGGCCAACAAGATGCACACGGTTGATAACCTAGTGGACCATCCACTATGGCTTTGTTATTtggtcttttctttttcttatttgaaaTCGGTAGGGTCCTTGCAGGATCAATTGTAGATCTGATTAGGGTACAAAtgggtcggattgggtcaagttGATGGGTGGCCCGAACCCAACCAATTTAAGAATCGGCTCAGAATTTTGGACCCAGACCCAACCCATTAAAATTTGGGTAGACTCCAAGTCAAAA contains:
- the LOC131237036 gene encoding ubiquitin domain-containing protein DSK2b-like isoform X2, whose amino-acid sequence is MGADGDSVDAGDSSVSSNGIVTVHIRCSNGSKFSVQTGLDATVGVFKGILAENCDVPAEQQRLIYKGRILKDEQTLESYGLQADHTVHMVRGAAPPPPSTNTTNAANVGGPNSTPGVARGVGSNESGGFGGAGLGGSLFPGLGFNGLGSNGASGLFGSGLPEFEQVQQQLTQNPNIMREIMNMPVIQNLMNNPDLMRNLIMSNPQMREIIDRNPDLAHILNDPSTLRQTLEAARNPELMREMMRNTDRAMSNIESSPEGFNMLRRMYETVQEPFLNATTMAGDTGSDLGSNPFAALLGNQGAAQARDRSPNPSTTGSETTTGSPAPNTNPLPNPWNNAGGTQTNTNARSNLTGDARAPSIGGLGGAGGLPDLERMLGGMQDPALLNQVMQNPAVTQMMQSLLSNPQYMNQLLGFNPQLRSMLDSNSQLREMMQNPEFLRQMTSPEMMQQVLSLQQSLLSQLGRQQSTQEQGQTGGTTGAPNSMGLELLMNMFGGLGAGGLSVPNPSNVPPEQLYATQLSQLQEMGFFDTQENIRALTATAGNVHAAVERLLGNLGQ
- the LOC131237036 gene encoding ubiquitin domain-containing protein DSK2b-like isoform X1; its protein translation is MGADGDSVDAGDSSVSSNGIVTVHIRCSNGSKFSVQTGLDATVGVFKGILAENCDVPAEQQRLIYKGRILKDEQTLESYGLQADHTVHMVRGAAPPPPSTNTTNAANVGGPNSTPGVARGVGSNESGGFGGAGLGGSLFPGLGFNGLGSNGASGLFGSGLPEFEQVQQQLTQNPNIMREIMNMPVIQNLMNNPDLMRNLIMSNPQMREIIDRNPDLAHILNDPSTLRQTLEAARNPELMREMMRNTDRAMSNIESSPEGFNMLRRMYETVQEPFLNATTMAGDTGSDLGSNPFAALLGNQGAAQARDRSPNPSTTGSETTTGSPAPNTNPLPNPWNNAAGGTQTNTNARSNLTGDARAPSIGGLGGAGGLPDLERMLGGMQDPALLNQVMQNPAVTQMMQSLLSNPQYMNQLLGFNPQLRSMLDSNSQLREMMQNPEFLRQMTSPEMMQQVLSLQQSLLSQLGRQQSTQEQGQTGGTTGAPNSMGLELLMNMFGGLGAGGLSVPNPSNVPPEQLYATQLSQLQEMGFFDTQENIRALTATAGNVHAAVERLLGNLGQ